Part of the Planctomycetaceae bacterium genome, GCGGCCTGTTCGGTGCGACGCTTCCGAAACTCGTCGTCGGACATCGCCGAAAGCCGGGCCGCCGCAACTTCATCAGCGGTCGGAACCAGGCTTTGCAGCGGAGCCTTCGGGTCGGTGCCGTCGAAGTGAGCTCCTTCCGCGACCCAGGTCGCAATCGCCTGAGCCTGCGACCGCTTCAGTCGTGCCTGCCCGGCCGGCATCTTGATCGGATCCTGGCGCAGCGTCAGATCGACGATGTAACTTTCATCGGGCTTGCCGGGAATGATGGTGCTGCCTGTATCGCCGCCCATCAGGACGGATTCGAACGTTGCCATCGAATACCCGCCGCGAGGATTGTTGCCGCGGTGACAATTCTGACAGATGTTGACCAGAATCGGCGCGATATCATCCCGGAACGATACGGTCTCACTGCCGTCCGCCATGACAATTTTCACTTCCGGCTTCTTCGGCGCTGCGGATTCGCCGATTGGCGCGTCGCGGTTTTCGCCGTCGAAGTCTGCCCCTCCGGCGATCCAGCGGGCGATGAGCGCGATCTGTTCAGCAGGCAGGGCAGAATCGTTTCGCGGCATTCTCTGTTGCTCGTCGGCGACCGTCAGGCGGAAGATGATCCGGCTGTTTCCGGGATTCCCGGCGACCGCAAGCGGACCGTGCTGACTGCCGCGAGCCATGTTGTTGAACGTGTCCATCCGCAACTGCGCGGCGGCGCGATCCGGTCCGTGGCACCGAAGGCAGTTGTCCTTCAGAATCGGGGCGATCTCGCGTTCGAAACTGATGGGAATGGAAGCCTTTGCCCGCTCCAGTTGAGTTCGCAGCGATGAAAGATTGCGGTCGCGTTCATCTTCGGGAATGGCCAGTTCGACAAGGCGGTCTTCCACCTTTTGAATGATGGCCTTCGCCGCGGCAACGTCTTTCTTACGGATAAGCCCCGCGACCGGACGCAATTCGTCTTTCAGTTCGCT contains:
- a CDS encoding c-type cytochrome domain-containing protein, with the protein product MRSQMLFLLLMSCIAFVASATVCEATLPPEVRKELSELKDELRPVAGLIRKKDVAAAKAIIQKVEDRLVELAIPEDERDRNLSSLRTQLERAKASIPISFEREIAPILKDNCLRCHGPDRAAAQLRMDTFNNMARGSQHGPLAVAGNPGNSRIIFRLTVADEQQRMPRNDSALPAEQIALIARWIAGGADFDGENRDAPIGESAAPKKPEVKIVMADGSETVSFRDDIAPILVNICQNCHRGNNPRGGYSMATFESVLMGGDTGSTIIPGKPDESYIVDLTLRQDPIKMPAGQARLKRSQAQAIATWVAEGAHFDGTDPKAPLQSLVPTADEVAAARLSAMSDDEFRKRRTEQAAAIWKRVAPRETARSATTENLFVHGSVPQERIDQISRWGEEQVAQLQEKYPLPDQTQPWRGRLIVFVTSSRFDYEEFNTVLLDRRTPPAVSGHVHLTANLDDAYVVMHDVGDAENSDALTARELLSSVLAQAWLERDGTSLPDWLREGFGLMESGASAGAGFLKAAPARAATALATLDDPRRVFENGTFAPEDVTSVGYLVTRFLVTQGGAARFRQLVQALRNGDSASKALEEVYGQDAASLGRAFLQNGGR